In Longimicrobiales bacterium, a single genomic region encodes these proteins:
- a CDS encoding SRPBCC family protein, with amino-acid sequence MEIDVARHLGAVTRSVAELERDGGPVRAVTLERTYDTTADDLWDAVTSPERLPRWFLPVSGELRLGGRYQLEGNAGGTITGCEPPRFLAATWEFGGQLSWIEVRIAPEGDDRSRLMLSHIAPVDEHWSKYGPGATGVGWDLGLLGLALHVSDPDAEKVDEMAFMISPQGRQYVIGSAEDWGRAAIAAGEDPTGAQTAARNTAAFYTGEAVQEG; translated from the coding sequence ATGGAGATCGATGTTGCGCGCCATCTCGGGGCGGTCACGCGCTCGGTGGCGGAACTCGAACGCGATGGCGGGCCGGTCCGCGCCGTCACCCTCGAGCGGACATATGACACGACGGCGGATGACCTCTGGGATGCCGTGACCAGTCCGGAGCGGCTCCCGCGCTGGTTTCTGCCGGTCAGCGGAGAGCTGCGGCTGGGCGGCAGGTATCAGCTGGAGGGAAACGCTGGCGGGACGATCACCGGGTGTGAGCCACCCCGGTTCCTGGCAGCGACGTGGGAGTTCGGTGGCCAGCTGAGCTGGATCGAGGTGCGGATCGCTCCGGAAGGCGATGATCGTTCCAGGCTGATGCTGTCGCACATCGCTCCGGTCGACGAGCACTGGAGCAAGTACGGCCCGGGCGCTACGGGTGTGGGCTGGGATCTCGGGCTGCTCGGGCTGGCCCTCCACGTCTCCGACCCCGATGCGGAGAAGGTGGACGAGATGGCGTTCATGATCTCCCCCCAGGGCAGGCAGTACGTCATCGGCTCGGCGGAGGACTGGGGGCGCGCAGCGATCGCAGCGGGTGAGGATCCGACCGGCGCGCAGACGGCGGCACGCAACACGGCTGCGTTCTACACGGGCGAGGCGGTGCAGGAGGGCTGA
- a CDS encoding metalloregulator ArsR/SmtB family transcription factor — protein sequence MHAFDVLGDPVRRRILEVLAEGEHRSGEIVDVIQREFGITQAAVSQHLRVLRENGFANVRVDGPRRIYAVDAAPLQEVDAWLARFRTFWEPKLDALATEIARGRKQRRRS from the coding sequence ATGCACGCCTTCGATGTCCTGGGCGACCCGGTTCGGCGGCGGATCCTGGAGGTGCTCGCGGAAGGTGAGCACCGATCCGGCGAGATCGTCGATGTCATACAGCGGGAGTTCGGGATCACCCAGGCTGCGGTGTCACAGCACCTGCGCGTTCTGCGCGAGAATGGGTTCGCGAATGTGCGCGTCGACGGACCGCGCCGGATCTACGCGGTCGACGCCGCGCCGTTGCAGGAGGTCGACGCGTGGCTCGCGCGCTTCCGTACCTTCTGGGAGCCGAAGCTGGACGCGCTGGCAACCGAGATCGCGCGTGGCCGAAAGCAGCGGCGCCGCTCGTGA
- a CDS encoding DUF6789 family protein — protein sequence MIRNLIAGAVAGGVATLAMSPLMAPRLTRAVARTVPDTAPLEEFPPRRVVQAVGERVSDGEPMPEQAEDIATWTSHIGFGMAMGALYGVARPASRGSSAATGALFGLTVWAVSYLGWLPAIGVTTGTASGRPDTLPFPFVAHVVYGLTTGIVYDQLR from the coding sequence ATGATACGCAACCTCATCGCGGGAGCGGTCGCGGGCGGTGTCGCGACGCTGGCCATGTCGCCCCTGATGGCGCCGCGGCTTACGCGAGCGGTCGCCCGCACCGTACCGGATACGGCACCGCTGGAAGAGTTCCCGCCGCGGCGCGTCGTCCAGGCTGTCGGGGAGCGGGTGTCGGACGGGGAGCCGATGCCGGAGCAGGCGGAGGACATCGCGACGTGGACGTCGCATATAGGCTTCGGCATGGCAATGGGCGCGCTTTATGGCGTGGCGCGTCCCGCATCACGTGGCTCCAGCGCTGCCACGGGCGCCCTGTTCGGCCTGACGGTCTGGGCGGTCAGCTATCTCGGCTGGCTGCCCGCGATCGGAGTGACGACGGGAACGGCGAGCGGTCGCCCCGACACGCTGCCGTTCCCATTCGTCGCTCACGTCGTGTACGGACTCACCACCGGCATCGTGTACGACCAGCTGCGCTGA
- a CDS encoding LysM peptidoglycan-binding domain-containing protein: MGIFDRKEKPRADFSNVQSGSSTQPDTSAAPAGAARSYTVKSGDTLSAIAKREYGDAGQWKRIFEANRDTIDNPDLIHPGQELKLPRAEGGER; this comes from the coding sequence GTGGGAATCTTCGACCGGAAAGAGAAGCCCAGGGCGGACTTCTCCAACGTGCAGAGCGGCTCGTCGACGCAGCCGGACACGTCTGCAGCGCCCGCGGGCGCGGCTCGCAGCTACACCGTCAAGTCGGGTGACACGCTGTCCGCGATTGCGAAGCGGGAGTACGGCGATGCCGGCCAGTGGAAGCGCATCTTCGAGGCCAACCGCGACACGATCGACAATCCCGATCTCATCCATCCGGGACAGGAGCTGAAGCTCCCGCGCGCCGAGGGTGGTGAGCGATGA